The Zobellia alginiliquefaciens genome contains a region encoding:
- a CDS encoding glycosyltransferase family 4 protein: MEAHKKLTLVVVDLSVQRTSPAGSCILSELDGLANEYKIHLLANEADENLQEKLVFHKINSPNIPLFVRYMVFSNRVKTKMKEVIKQIEGPYVIQTTQGQYIDCTIAYPHFCHRAYLQKHWKKSSITGVRRVLRKLNHMYHARQEAKAFNKAKVIVTPSQGLARELLEIYPQCRDKIKIIANPVDVAHYKRPLDYKRNEQRAKLGLSSSDFVIAFAALGDFARKGLPELMESLTEDNALDSSHIKILVIGGKPKEIVSYKDKASRLGIENKMIFVGFQKDIRPYLWMSNIFALPSLYEIFSLVCIQAAAASLPIMVTKLHGVEEYLEHEKNGWLIERNSESIAKVLIGITQGKYDIEKMGGNAMIAATQYDHGAYKQQWKDIYKSLENEVSITGTEFRIS; this comes from the coding sequence ATGGAAGCACATAAAAAGTTGACTTTGGTTGTAGTTGATCTTTCCGTGCAACGGACAAGTCCTGCAGGTAGCTGTATCTTGTCAGAGTTAGATGGGCTCGCTAATGAATATAAAATTCATCTTTTAGCTAATGAGGCAGATGAAAACCTTCAGGAAAAATTAGTTTTTCATAAGATAAATTCACCTAATATACCTCTATTTGTTCGATATATGGTATTTTCAAATCGTGTTAAAACGAAAATGAAAGAGGTCATAAAACAAATTGAAGGCCCGTATGTTATTCAGACTACCCAAGGGCAATATATAGATTGTACTATAGCATATCCTCATTTTTGCCATAGGGCCTATTTACAAAAACATTGGAAAAAAAGTTCAATAACTGGGGTGAGAAGGGTATTGCGCAAACTTAATCACATGTACCATGCCAGACAGGAGGCTAAGGCTTTTAATAAGGCTAAAGTAATTGTAACTCCATCTCAAGGTCTAGCCAGAGAGCTGTTGGAAATATATCCACAATGCCGAGATAAAATTAAAATCATAGCTAATCCGGTCGATGTAGCCCATTATAAAAGACCATTAGATTATAAGCGGAATGAACAGAGAGCTAAATTAGGATTAAGTTCTTCGGATTTTGTAATTGCTTTTGCCGCGTTAGGGGATTTTGCTCGTAAAGGCCTGCCGGAATTAATGGAAAGTTTGACTGAAGACAATGCGTTGGACAGTTCGCATATTAAGATTCTGGTTATAGGCGGTAAACCAAAAGAAATTGTAAGCTATAAAGATAAGGCGAGTAGATTAGGAATAGAGAACAAAATGATTTTTGTAGGCTTTCAAAAAGACATACGCCCCTATTTATGGATGAGTAATATTTTTGCTTTACCCTCACTATATGAGATTTTCTCTCTAGTCTGTATACAAGCTGCTGCTGCCAGTTTACCTATTATGGTAACTAAATTGCATGGGGTTGAAGAATATTTAGAGCATGAAAAGAATGGGTGGTTAATAGAGCGTAATTCTGAATCAATTGCCAAAGTTTTAATTGGAATTACCCAAGGTAAATATGATATAGAAAAAATGGGCGGGAATGCAATGATTGCCGCTACGCAATATGATCATGGGGCTTATAAACAACAATGGAAAGACATTTATAAATCTCTTGAAAATGAGGTATCAATAACTGGTACGGAATTTCGAATATCTTAG
- a CDS encoding sugar transferase yields MKLAPILLFTYKKVTPLKATIEALGKNQLASESDLIIFSDGAKSEKDNVQVNEVRAYLKKGITGFKQVVIFESLENKGLATSIIDGVSKIIEERGSAIVLEDDLVTSKNFLLFMNQALNDFKNDDRVHSISGYTMPIKTPLNYSYDNYFTRRASSWGWATWKDRWVSVDWSVSDYNSFISDGSRKKKFNEMGSDMTSMLSKQMNGEISSWAIRWCYHQFKFNQLSVFPTISKVVNIGFGLEATHTKFSDTRFETHLDSSDKTRFSFDKEPKLRQQFVKQFISKYSLRTRIYYKIKNILGI; encoded by the coding sequence ATGAAATTAGCCCCTATTTTACTATTTACCTATAAAAAGGTCACTCCCTTAAAAGCTACCATTGAGGCATTGGGGAAGAATCAACTGGCTTCTGAATCAGATCTTATCATTTTCTCGGATGGAGCTAAGAGTGAAAAAGATAATGTTCAAGTAAATGAAGTAAGAGCCTACCTTAAAAAAGGCATAACTGGTTTTAAACAAGTTGTCATTTTTGAATCTCTTGAAAATAAAGGTTTAGCGACCTCAATAATAGATGGCGTTTCTAAAATAATTGAAGAGAGAGGTTCGGCTATTGTGTTAGAAGACGATTTGGTTACCAGTAAAAACTTTTTGTTATTTATGAACCAGGCCTTGAATGACTTTAAAAATGATGACAGGGTTCATTCTATCTCTGGTTACACGATGCCAATAAAGACACCTTTAAACTATTCTTATGACAATTATTTTACAAGACGGGCATCTTCTTGGGGCTGGGCCACATGGAAGGATAGGTGGGTGTCTGTAGATTGGTCTGTGTCAGATTATAATAGTTTTATTAGCGATGGGTCGCGTAAAAAGAAATTTAATGAGATGGGGTCCGATATGACCTCTATGTTAAGTAAACAAATGAACGGAGAGATAAGTTCTTGGGCTATCAGATGGTGCTATCATCAATTTAAATTTAATCAACTTTCTGTTTTTCCAACAATATCCAAAGTTGTCAATATAGGGTTTGGTCTAGAGGCAACTCATACAAAATTTAGTGACACCCGCTTTGAAACTCATCTCGATAGTAGCGATAAGACTAGATTTAGTTTTGATAAGGAGCCCAAACTCAGACAACAATTTGTAAAACAATTTATCTCAAAGTACAGTTTGCGGACAAGAATTTACTATAAAATCAAGAATATTTTGGGAATTTAA
- a CDS encoding glycosyltransferase family 4 protein, translating to MKKKILFILHIPPPINGAAMVGEQIKNSKKINSVFETDYINLTTSFNLNKIGKGGVSKIFTAILIAKKVIQALRKKDYDLCYMTLTAKGFGFYKDFLIVLVLKLFGKEIVYHFHNKGVEQNSGNTLNRLLYTFTFKNTKSIQLSPLLYYDIKRYVLPKDVHFCANGIPDAFESKKEKENNLDSPCKFLFLSNMMEEKGVLILLEACGLLKKRALSFECHFIGAWSDISEEFFYEKIGQLDIADNVFAHGKQYGSDKVKFFSSADVFVFPTFYNNECFPLVLLEAMQYGLPVVSTREGGIADIVKENMTGFLVPRQDEKELASVLVDLIVDVPLREQMGEKGRERFEDLYTSEIFEANLLEILNDVIR from the coding sequence ATGAAGAAAAAAATTCTTTTCATATTGCATATTCCTCCTCCAATAAATGGAGCGGCTATGGTAGGCGAACAGATTAAGAATAGCAAAAAAATAAATTCCGTATTTGAAACGGATTATATAAACTTAACCACGTCTTTTAACCTTAACAAAATAGGAAAGGGTGGAGTTTCTAAAATTTTCACGGCTATACTAATCGCTAAAAAAGTTATACAGGCACTGCGTAAAAAAGACTACGATTTATGTTATATGACACTTACGGCCAAGGGATTTGGTTTTTATAAGGATTTTTTGATTGTTCTAGTACTTAAATTGTTCGGCAAAGAAATTGTCTACCACTTTCATAATAAGGGAGTAGAACAAAATAGTGGGAATACCCTAAACCGTTTGTTATATACATTTACCTTTAAGAATACTAAAAGTATTCAACTTTCACCTCTTTTATATTATGATATAAAGCGCTACGTCCTACCCAAGGATGTTCATTTCTGTGCAAATGGTATACCTGATGCGTTCGAGTCTAAAAAGGAGAAAGAGAATAATCTGGATTCACCTTGCAAATTCTTGTTTTTATCTAATATGATGGAGGAAAAAGGAGTTTTGATTTTATTGGAAGCTTGCGGTTTATTAAAGAAAAGAGCGTTAAGCTTTGAGTGTCATTTTATTGGGGCCTGGTCCGATATTTCGGAAGAGTTTTTTTATGAAAAGATAGGTCAATTAGATATTGCTGATAATGTATTTGCACACGGAAAACAGTATGGTAGTGATAAAGTAAAGTTTTTTAGTAGTGCCGATGTATTTGTTTTTCCAACATTTTATAATAATGAGTGTTTTCCCCTAGTACTTCTTGAAGCTATGCAATATGGTCTTCCCGTAGTAAGCACACGTGAAGGAGGAATAGCCGATATTGTGAAAGAAAACATGACGGGATTCTTAGTACCTCGGCAAGATGAAAAGGAATTAGCGAGTGTACTGGTGGATTTAATAGTAGATGTGCCGTTACGGGAGCAAATGGGCGAAAAAGGAAGAGAAAGATTTGAGGACTTGTATACGAGTGAAATTTTTGAGGCTAATCTTCTGGAAATCCTTAATGATGTCATTAGATAA